A window of the Eremothecium cymbalariae DBVPG#7215 chromosome 5, complete sequence genome harbors these coding sequences:
- the MET18 gene encoding Met18p (similar to Ashbya gossypii AER377C) translates to MAYTTEQLHGDIVSLLANVDINNEHTNKLARKIANAIDKQMVKLLEVVISLRDYMTSEDDGTRLKSMRCLSSILANLGETVLMKNDVLVVFEFYKNRTDDSACLEEIFHGISSLVKMRYFSSGQIMPLLNILKDQYQPSSHLAATRYLGFKILDNLLQRFHTVISNDKLMNDYFIRTFILLANGEKDPKNLLLSFSLNSDICKMLQNIDSFKEDLFDILFCYFPITFKPPKNDPYKISTEDLKLSLRNAISSTPTFAEDAFANLVDKMTASSPSVKNDTILTLKMCIKSSAAEKCIENWLPIWQALKFEIMNNNDTEDPAVTQAEFNNYKECLSVISVLAEKFLSFGEAVFDKFYSHIFDELKPNFDYEKDLKQSCGILSSIASVNATSFNKVMDNVLPSFFSKNEELDIPKQRLLILNLSFFFDAYIKVFGETGKAEHNHEVTNNKLLGHKDEIIMVLGKALTSSKVEVSLRTLSIIEFTELVKMNGYLTHEEGFMIVQYLTETILTDDNKNIYIACLEGLKVISEHYEDIIREVLLKQLLELLPNEPAVNQPRLNDEQINLDTVLKVIVDFTSTTHKLVKESVIGILEKLCTVAKMDNSEDYCFMFISCLHTLLSSNIKLFDIEHCSELKNIVYEKLLDLVLNCNSIYENDHNLIISSSILWSLNLKSDKITHQEELEKQVKWFVQDKNIINLPSRSAVVFLNILSGLDKKCEFPENVDLLKNVVSLLRNPETNITSFEKLAYLQLISLLINKWCDDESVDGLIYTTNRSTITLEIMAWAAKGLVMKNSPFAVKYLDLFMELLQVAEYSASVTPLFEILVLDTPIFRTVKGISWNHNVRLLYKQKLFSYVAVKLVDGFKATTDMKIKSNYLTALSLILRNTPADITITYISELLPLLLQALELKNSDVRVSSLQTLMDTIEQNSQLVAQHIHSLVPQLLQLIHQDNYNSVTVRLLSLRMLRALTYGIPLNYLLPFKEDIVTGLVVALGDKKRVVRKQCIDTRQSYYELGRVVQDS, encoded by the coding sequence ATGGCGTATACGACGGAACAGTTGCATGGGGATATTGTTTCGCTGTTGGCGAATGTGGATATCAACAATGAGCATACCAATAAATTGGCCAGGAAGATTGCGAATGCTATTGATAAGCAGATGGTGAAGCTTCTGGAGGTTGTTATTTCATTGAGGGATTACATGACTTCGGAAGATGATGGCACTAGGTTGAAATCCATGCGATGCCTTTCGTCAATATTGGCGAATTTGGGTGAGACAgtgttgatgaaaaacGATGTGCTTGTCGTTTTTGAGTTTTATAAGAATCGGACGGATGATTCAGCCTGTCTGGAGGAGATTTTCCATGGAATAAGTTCTTTAGTGAAGATGAGATACTTTTCTAGCGGTCAGATAATGcctttgttgaatattcttAAAGATCAATACCAGCCTAGTAGTCACTTGGCAGCTACACGGTACTTGGGGTTTAAGATATTGGATAATTTATTGCAGCGATTCCATACGGTAATTTCCAATGATAAGTTGATGAACGattattttattagaaCGTTCATCTTGTTGGCTAATGGAGAAAAAGATCCGAAGaatctgctgctgtctTTTAGTCTCAATTCAGATATTTGTAAGATGttgcaaaatattgatagtTTCAAGGAGGACTTATTTGATATTCTTTTCTGTTATTTCCCAATAACGTTCAAGCCCCCAAAAAATGATCCGTACAAAATTTCTACCGAGGATTTAAAGCTCTCTCTCAGAAATGCTATTTCATCTACCCCCACATTTGCTGAAGATGCATTTGCCAATTTGGTTGACAAGATGACTGCATCTTCTCCAAGTGTAAAAAACGATACGATTTTGACTTTGAAAATGTGCATTAAGAGTTCTGCAGCCGAAAAATGTATAGAGAATTGGTTGCCGATCTGGCAAGCGTTGAAATTTGAAATCATGAATAATAACGATACAGAAGATCCTGCGGTCACTCAGGCAGAGTTTAACAATTATAAAGAATGTTTATCTGTCATTAGTGTGCTTGCGGAAAAGTTTCTTTCCTTTGGAGAGGCTGTCTTTGATAAATTCTACTCGCACATATTCGATGAATTGAAGCCCAACTTTGACTATGAGAAAGATTTGAAACAGAGTTGTGGCATTCTATCCTCTATTGCCTCTGTGAACGCAACCTCTTTTAATAAGGTCATGGACAATGTGCTGccatcttttttttctaagAACGAAGAATTGGATATTCCAAAGCAAAGGCTGTTGATTCTAAATCTGTcgtttttttttgatgcttATATTAAGGTGTTTGGTGAAACAGGCAAAGCAGAACATAATCATGAAGTGACCAACAATAAACTTTTAGGGCACAAGGACGAGATCATAATGGTTTTAGGTAAAGCACTGACATCCTCTAAAGTTGAAGTGTCCTTGAGGACTTTGTCAATTATTGAATTTACTGAATTGGTTAAAATGAACGGATATTTGACTCATGAAGAAGGTTTTATGATTGTACAATATCTCACTGAAACTATCCTAACAGAtgacaacaaaaatatatatattgctTGTCTTGAAGGTTTGAAAGTAATAAGCGAACACTACGAAGATATTATTCGAGAGGTATTGCTAAAACAGCTATTGGAGCTTCTACCTAATGAGCCAGCTGTCAACCAGCCTCGTTTAAATGATGAGCAAATTAATTTAGATACTGTTTTGAAGGTTATTGTAGATTTTACGTCCACTACACACAAGCTTGTTAAAGAAAGCGTTATTGGCATTCTTGAAAAGTTATGTACCGTCGCAAAAATGGACAATTCAGAGGATTATTGTTTCATGTTCATATCCTGTCTTCATACTTTATTGAGCTCCAACATTAAGCTCTTCGATATTGAACACTGTTCGGAGCTCAAAAATATTGTGTACGAAAAACTGCTCGATCTGGTATTAAACTGCAACAGCATCTATGAAAATGATCATAACCTCATTATTTCATCCAGCATACTATGgtctttgaatttaaagtCGGACAAAATTACCCACCAGGAAGAATTAGAGAAGCAGGTAAAGTGGTTTGTTCAGGACAAGaacattattaatttaCCGAGTAGATCAGCAGTGGTTTTCCTGAACATATTGTCTGGGTTGGACAAAAAATGTGAGTTTCCCGAAAATGTTGATCTCCTCAAAAATGTTGTCAGTCTGTTGAGAAACCCTGAGACAAATATCACGTCTTTTGAAAAGCTTGCTTATTTGCAGTTAATATCACTATTGATCAATAAGTGGTGTGATGATGAGTCAGTCGATGGACTAATCTATACTACAAACCGTTCTACAATTACCCTAGAGATCATGGCCTGGGCTGCTAAGGGACTTGTCATGAAAAATTCACCGTTTGCTGTTAAGTACCTAGATCTCTTCATGGAGCTACTTCAAGTAGCAGAATATAGTGCCTCAGTGACCCCATTATTTGAGATCCTTGTATTAGACACTCCAATTTTCCGCACCGTCAAGGGCATCAGCTGGAACCACAATGTCAGACTTCTTTACAAACAGAAGCTCTTCAGCTATGTAGCAGTTAAGCTCGTTGATGGATTCAAAGCTACAACCGACATGAAAATTAAATCCAACTATTTAACCGCGCTGTCTCTCATCCTGCGTAACACCCCAGCTGATATCACCATCACCTATATCTCAGAACTCCTTCCATTACTCCTGCAAGCGCTTGAGCTGAAAAACAGTGATGTGAGAGTCTCCTCATTGCAGACTCTCATGGACACTATTGAACAAAACTCTCAACTAGTTGCCCAACACATTCATTCTCTGGTTCCACAACTATTGCAACTTATTCACCAAGACAACTACAATTCCGTCACTGTCCGTCTGCTGTCTCTACGTATGCTTCGTGCCCTCACGTACGGCATTCCCTTGAACTATCTCCTCCCATTTAAGGAGGATATCGTCACCGGCCTTGTTGTCGCTCTTGGagataaaaaaagagtCGTCCGCAAGCAGTGCATCGACACCAGACAGTCTTATTACGAACTGGGACGTGTGGTCCAAGACTCCTAG